The Arthrobacter russicus genome has a segment encoding these proteins:
- the rapZ gene encoding RNase adapter RapZ, with protein MTDSTPGAGAEGEFTPVKPQESELLVVTGMSGAGRSTAANALEDHGWYVVENLPPQMLSTLADLVARTPQALPKLAVVVDVRGKAFFSDIRDSLNTLAASGISYRVLFLDASDGTLVRRFEQGRRPHPLQGDGRMLDGIAAEREALALLRDAADIVVDTSDLNVHELASQVTGLFSDSGPVVLRLTVMSFGFKYGLPVDANYVADVRFLPNPHWVPQLRPHTGLDQDVSDFVLAENGANEFISLYVKALEPVLEGYRRENKHYATIAVGCTGGKHRSVAVAVELAKRLAQLPRVSVSTKHRDLGRE; from the coding sequence ATGACAGATTCAACCCCTGGGGCTGGGGCTGAAGGCGAGTTCACCCCGGTGAAACCCCAAGAATCTGAGCTGCTCGTGGTCACCGGAATGTCCGGGGCAGGCCGGAGCACCGCAGCCAACGCACTCGAGGACCACGGCTGGTACGTCGTGGAGAACCTGCCGCCGCAGATGCTCAGCACCTTGGCCGACTTGGTGGCGCGCACGCCGCAGGCTTTGCCCAAGTTGGCGGTCGTGGTCGATGTGCGGGGCAAGGCCTTTTTCAGCGACATCCGCGATTCGCTCAACACCCTGGCGGCGAGCGGAATCAGCTACCGGGTGTTGTTCCTGGACGCCAGTGACGGAACCCTGGTCCGACGCTTCGAACAGGGCCGGCGGCCGCATCCCCTGCAGGGCGACGGCCGGATGCTCGACGGCATCGCTGCCGAACGCGAAGCCCTGGCGCTGTTGCGCGATGCTGCGGACATCGTGGTGGACACTTCAGACCTGAACGTGCACGAATTGGCCAGCCAGGTGACCGGTTTGTTCTCCGATTCCGGGCCGGTGGTGCTCCGGCTGACCGTGATGAGCTTCGGCTTCAAATATGGGCTTCCGGTGGACGCGAACTATGTCGCCGACGTGCGGTTCCTGCCGAATCCGCATTGGGTTCCGCAATTGCGCCCGCACACCGGTTTGGACCAGGACGTCAGCGATTTCGTGCTGGCGGAGAACGGCGCCAATGAATTCATCAGCTTGTACGTCAAAGCTTTGGAGCCGGTGCTCGAAGGCTACCGGCGAGAGAACAAGCACTACGCCACTATCGCCGTCGGCTGCACCGGCGGCAAGCACCGCTCGGTGGCGGTCGCCGTCGAACTGGCCAAACGGCTCGCGCAACTGCCCCGGGTGTCGGTCAGTACCAAACACCGTGATCTGGGGCGCGAATAG